The following coding sequences are from one Catharus ustulatus isolate bCatUst1 chromosome 30, bCatUst1.pri.v2, whole genome shotgun sequence window:
- the CADM3 gene encoding cell adhesion molecule 3 isoform X1 yields the protein MQPPALSILLLIACFGSAWGNLSRDESQPTTSDETVVAGGTVVLKCQVEDPDDSSLQWSNPAQQTLYFGEKRALRDNRIQLERSTPNELTISISDVVLADEGEYTCSIFTMPVRTAKALVTVLGIPQKPQIFGHEQPIDEEKVARLICRSSGSKPAAQLRWRKGNRELKDSGTDVVEDPNGKTFTVTSRVEFRVTKEDNEVEVTCTVDHESLQNSERSTTQKLQVHYKPTAKIEPHPQYPREGEKLQLQCDGQGNPIPQEFLWEKEGSDAPLQLSSDSVLIFPFLNKSDSGTYVCTATSSMGSVVAKYNLDVSDASPVPSTSSTYHAMIGGVVAVIVFLLLSLLIVLGHYLIRHKGLCPGSGDTVTPRHRPSPMVMCTYLTHEAKGSDDAPDADTAIINAEGGQAGGDDKKEYFI from the exons AGAGCCAGCCCACGACGTCAGACGAGACCGTGGTGGCCGGGGGCACGGTGGTGCTCAAGTGCCAGGTGGAGGATCCCGATGATTCCTCGCTCCAGTGGTCCAACCCTGCCCAGCAGACCCTGTACTTCGGGGAAAAACGAG CCCTGCGGGATAACCGGATCCAGCTGGAGCGCTCCACGCCCAATGAGCTGACCATCAGCATCAGCGACGTGGTGCTGGCCGACGAGGGCGAGTACACCTGCTCCATCTTCACCATGCCCGTCAGGACGGCCAAGGCGCTGGTCACCGTGCTGG gaatcccCCAGAAGCCCCAGATCTTCGGCCACGAGCAGCCCATCGATGAGGAGAAGGTGGCGCGGCTCATCTGCCGCTCCTCCGGCAGCAAACCCGCGGCACAGCTGCGCTGGAGGAAGGGCAACAGGGAGCTCAAGG actCGGGCACCGATGTGGTGGAGGACCCCAACGGCAAAACCTTCACAGTGACCAGCAGGGTGGAGTTCCGTGTCACCAAGGAGGACAACGAGGTCGAGGTCACCTGCACGGTGGACCACGAGTCCCTGCAGAACTCAGAGAGGTCAACCACGCAGAAGCTGCAGGTCCACT ACAAGCCGACGGCGAAGATCGAGCCCCACCCACAGTACCCGCGGGAgggggagaagctgcagctgcagtgcgACGGGCAGGGCAACCCCAT CCCGCAGGAATTCCTCTGGGAGAAGGAGGGCAGCGACgctcccctgcagctcagctccgACAGCGTCCTCATCTTCCCCTTCCTCAACAAGAGTGACAGTGGCACCTACGTGTGCACGGCCACCAGCTCCATGGGCAGCGTGGTGGCCAAGTACAACCTGGACGTCAGCG ACGCCAGCCCGGTGCCCTCCACCTCCAGCACCTACCACGCGATGATCGGCGGGGTGGTGGCTGTCATCgtcttcctgctgctcagcctgctcATCGTGCTGGGACATTACCTGATCAGGCACAAAG GTTTGTgcccaggctctggggacacggtgacaccCCGCCATCGGCCATCCCCTATGGTGATGT GCACGTACCTGACCCACGAGGCCAAGGGCTCGGACGATGCTCCGGACGCCGACACCGCCATCATCAACGCCGAGGGCGGCCAGGCCGGCGGCGACGACAAGAAGGAATATTTCATCTAA
- the CADM3 gene encoding cell adhesion molecule 3 isoform X2, producing MQPPALSILLLIACFGSAWGNLSRDESQPTTSDETVVAGGTVVLKCQVEDPDDSSLQWSNPAQQTLYFGEKRALRDNRIQLERSTPNELTISISDVVLADEGEYTCSIFTMPVRTAKALVTVLGIPQKPQIFGHEQPIDEEKVARLICRSSGSKPAAQLRWRKGNRELKDSGTDVVEDPNGKTFTVTSRVEFRVTKEDNEVEVTCTVDHESLQNSERSTTQKLQVHYKPTAKIEPHPQYPREGEKLQLQCDGQGNPIPQEFLWEKEGSDAPLQLSSDSVLIFPFLNKSDSGTYVCTATSSMGSVVAKYNLDVSDASPVPSTSSTYHAMIGGVVAVIVFLLLSLLIVLGHYLIRHKGTYLTHEAKGSDDAPDADTAIINAEGGQAGGDDKKEYFI from the exons AGAGCCAGCCCACGACGTCAGACGAGACCGTGGTGGCCGGGGGCACGGTGGTGCTCAAGTGCCAGGTGGAGGATCCCGATGATTCCTCGCTCCAGTGGTCCAACCCTGCCCAGCAGACCCTGTACTTCGGGGAAAAACGAG CCCTGCGGGATAACCGGATCCAGCTGGAGCGCTCCACGCCCAATGAGCTGACCATCAGCATCAGCGACGTGGTGCTGGCCGACGAGGGCGAGTACACCTGCTCCATCTTCACCATGCCCGTCAGGACGGCCAAGGCGCTGGTCACCGTGCTGG gaatcccCCAGAAGCCCCAGATCTTCGGCCACGAGCAGCCCATCGATGAGGAGAAGGTGGCGCGGCTCATCTGCCGCTCCTCCGGCAGCAAACCCGCGGCACAGCTGCGCTGGAGGAAGGGCAACAGGGAGCTCAAGG actCGGGCACCGATGTGGTGGAGGACCCCAACGGCAAAACCTTCACAGTGACCAGCAGGGTGGAGTTCCGTGTCACCAAGGAGGACAACGAGGTCGAGGTCACCTGCACGGTGGACCACGAGTCCCTGCAGAACTCAGAGAGGTCAACCACGCAGAAGCTGCAGGTCCACT ACAAGCCGACGGCGAAGATCGAGCCCCACCCACAGTACCCGCGGGAgggggagaagctgcagctgcagtgcgACGGGCAGGGCAACCCCAT CCCGCAGGAATTCCTCTGGGAGAAGGAGGGCAGCGACgctcccctgcagctcagctccgACAGCGTCCTCATCTTCCCCTTCCTCAACAAGAGTGACAGTGGCACCTACGTGTGCACGGCCACCAGCTCCATGGGCAGCGTGGTGGCCAAGTACAACCTGGACGTCAGCG ACGCCAGCCCGGTGCCCTCCACCTCCAGCACCTACCACGCGATGATCGGCGGGGTGGTGGCTGTCATCgtcttcctgctgctcagcctgctcATCGTGCTGGGACATTACCTGATCAGGCACAAAG GCACGTACCTGACCCACGAGGCCAAGGGCTCGGACGATGCTCCGGACGCCGACACCGCCATCATCAACGCCGAGGGCGGCCAGGCCGGCGGCGACGACAAGAAGGAATATTTCATCTAA